GGAGCTAAAACTTCCAAGTTGAATCTTCGTAAACATGTTTCTGTTGGGACTTTTTTGGTATTGAGCCTAGTTTTGTTTATGAGCGGCCCAGTTGATGACCCAACCCAATAAAGatttgttgcaatttttttacccttttttgcTCTAGATTCGACTCGCTGGATTAGGATTTACTTGGATCTTATATTATACCCTTGTACGGCCGCCGTACCTTTTCGTcatcatctaaaataaaattctctatagCTCCGTGGACATAGGCACATTCTCGAGTCACGTAAACCTTGTGTCGTGCGAGTCTATCTTATTGTTCCTAACAGTCTCAATGGCTTTTGTCTAGGGTTTAATTCCAAAAATGTGAGCAGAGATAGGAATGACATGAGTAGTTCCAGTGGCAAGTTCTCATCTGCTGCCATGCCCATGACTCCTAGGAGTGAGGGTGAGGTTTTTCAGGCCTGCAACTTGAAGAATTTCGTCTTCAGGGAACTCAAAATGGCAACAAAAAACTTCCGCCCTGATAGTGTGTTAGGAGAGGGTGGGTTTGGTTCAGTCTTTAAGGGGTGGATTGATGAAAACACGCTTAAAGCTACCAAGCCCGGAACGGGCATAATGATTGCAGTGAAGAGGCTCAACCAACAAGGACTCCAGGGTCACAACGAATGGTTGGTCAGTATTAGTTCCCTTCTTAGTTCTTCATTCTTCGTTTTGCTGACTTTGAATTAAGTGGCTCAGGAAAATTGAATGATTGTTGGCCAGAGTTGCTAGTTTCTATGTGAGAAGCCTTGTCACATAAGGATGGTTTATGAATTAATCTTGTCACCTTAATAAAATTGACTATTGACTGCTAATTCAATTGACATTGGatgttcatatattttgtgGGTGCTTCTTAGATTGGCAAGATTGCAACTTGGTAAATGCCACAACATTTAGAAAATTCTTGATGTGTGAAGTAGTTCATTTTCCGTTATGTTTTTGGGTATACAGGCAGAAATCAACTATCTTGGACAGCTGCATCACCCAAATCTTGTGAAGTTGATTGGTTACTGCATAGAGGATGAGCACCGGCTTCTGATATACGAGTTCATGCCTAAGGGAAGCATGGAAAGTCATCTCTTTGGAAGTgagttttttatatgaaaatgctATATGCTATACCCCCTTTAatgctacttataaaaaacatactCTTTAATGCTAACCTTTCGAAAGAAAGAAATTGCAGTTATGTTATTTCTTACAGATATGTGTATCTTTATTGTGGCATTGGATTATTGTTGAAGCAGGGGCTTCTCATTTCCAGCCACTTTCTTGGCACGTCCGAATGAAAGTTGCTCTTGGTGCTGCAAAGGGGCTTGCTTTTCTTCACAACATTGAATCAAAAGTTATATATCGTGATTTTAAGACCTCCAACATCCTGCTTGATTCGGTTTGTCGTTTGGAAGTATGGTTGATCATATTTACTTGATTTGAAAATTCAATCAGacttaaattttgttgttctgCCTTTGTTGCTTTGAATTCACAGGACTACAATGCAAAACTCTCTGATTTTGGGCTGGCCAGGGATGGACCAATTGGAAATAAGAGCCATGTATCTTCTAGAGTTTTGGGAACCCATGGATATGCTGCTCCAGAGTATCTAGCCACAGGTACTCTTTCAATATGTTTGTTTCATCAAGAAAGTCATTGATCTATGTGTACTATAACTCCAATTCTCTAAAAGCCTTCTTTGGACACCATGATAAAGTAGTCTACCATtcactttacaaaaaaaaatcaggttTTTAGGGAGGGAGGGACATGTGAAAGGTATAACTAATGAAAACAATCCATTGCCTAAGGTGCAGAAATACGATCAGAAATGGAAGGATCATCACATCAAACCATCAGAGTAATATTGTGTTTTGATGATTAATTACATGTTTTATTGTGTAGGTCATCTGACTTTCAAAACTGATGTATATAGCTTTGGAGTTGTACTTCTAGAAATGTTATCCGGTCAGCGATCTATAGACAAGAACCGGCCATCTGGACAACATAACCTGGTGGAGTGGGCAAAACCTTACTTAGCCAGTAAACGTAAGATTTTTCGTGTTCTGGATAACCGTCTTGAAGGTCAGTACTCGCCAGACCAGGCCCAAAAGGCGGCTAACCTTGCACTCCAATGCCTTGCTATGGAACCCAGGAACAGGCCCATCATGAATGATGTGGTAAAGGCGTTGGAGGAGCTTCAGGTGCCACCAAGTTGTTAGCACAAAGAGCACCATGTAAACGTTCATAGCCATTCCAATATTGGCATGCCTGGGTGGAAGCTTCTAAATTCACCATGAACCCGAGGCCTTCTGCTTATGTGGTTTATGCCTGAGGGAGGATGTATTAGGATGTAGATATTATTTTCTCTGTTTGAAAAGAGTCTTGGCCGAGTTAGAACAGACTTTCAGGTGTTCAGGCCTGCAATATACCTGTGTTTATTTAAGCAGTATACAGCTTTTGCTTTTTTCCAATGTAAGTACTAAGATTAGTCTAGActtgacattttttttctaatatgtgTATGTTTTTATGGTACTGAAGTGACCATGTTTGTCCATCTGGAAATAGAGGTAAGGATCCCCATGTCATAACAATGGCAATGCTTGATATGTGATGAGCATTAATCAATTGGGTATCAGATTGGTCCTGGTTCTTCCCCGTCGGCGATTTCAATTAGACTGTTTGCTGAACTGAGTTAGTACGGTtggagattatatatatataaatgatgaatgagtaaataaaatgaatgagTAAATGATGAGTAGACAAAATCGATGCCGGGACCAGATAACTGGAATCCAAAAGGATTAGGTAACTGGAGCATAAGTTGTAAGTAAAGAATTTCAGTA
This genomic interval from Juglans regia cultivar Chandler chromosome 3, Walnut 2.0, whole genome shotgun sequence contains the following:
- the LOC109003492 gene encoding receptor-like cytoplasmic kinase 176 isoform X2, giving the protein MGACWSLGIEAVTPSYTGFNSKNVSRDRNDMSSSSGKFSSAAMPMTPRSEGEVFQACNLKNFVFRELKMATKNFRPDSVLGEGGFGSVFKGWIDENTLKATKPGTGIMIAVKRLNQQGLQGHNEWLAEINYLGQLHHPNLVKLIGYCIEDEHRLLIYEFMPKGSMESHLFGRASHFQPLSWHVRMKVALGAAKGLAFLHNIESKVIYRDFKTSNILLDSDYNAKLSDFGLARDGPIGNKSHVSSRVLGTHGYAAPEYLATGHLTFKTDVYSFGVVLLEMLSGQRSIDKNRPSGQHNLVEWAKPYLASKRKIFRVLDNRLEGQYSPDQAQKAANLALQCLAMEPRNRPIMNDVVKALEELQVPPSC
- the LOC109003492 gene encoding receptor-like cytoplasmic kinase 176 isoform X1, which gives rise to MGACWSLGIEAVTPSYTGFNSKNVSRDRNDMSSSSGKFSSAAMPMTPRSEGEVFQACNLKNFVFRELKMATKNFRPDSVLGEGGFGSVFKGWIDENTLKATKPGTGIMIAVKRLNQQGLQGHNEWLAEINYLGQLHHPNLVKLIGYCIEDEHRLLIYEFMPKGSMESHLFGRASHFQPLSWHVRMKVALGAAKGLAFLHNIESKVIYRDFKTSNILLDSVCRLEDYNAKLSDFGLARDGPIGNKSHVSSRVLGTHGYAAPEYLATGHLTFKTDVYSFGVVLLEMLSGQRSIDKNRPSGQHNLVEWAKPYLASKRKIFRVLDNRLEGQYSPDQAQKAANLALQCLAMEPRNRPIMNDVVKALEELQVPPSC
- the LOC109003492 gene encoding receptor-like cytoplasmic kinase 176 isoform X3; translated protein: MGACWSLGIEAVTPSYTGFNSKNVSRDRNDMSSSSGKFSSAAMPMTPRSEGEVFQACNLKNFVFRELKMATKNFRPDSVLGEGGFGSVFKGWIDENTLKATKPGTGIMIAVKRLNQQGLQGHNEWLAEINYLGQLHHPNLVKLIGYCIEDEHRLLIYEFMPKGSMESHLFGRASHFQPLSWHVRMKVALGAAKGLAFLHNIESKDYNAKLSDFGLARDGPIGNKSHVSSRVLGTHGYAAPEYLATGHLTFKTDVYSFGVVLLEMLSGQRSIDKNRPSGQHNLVEWAKPYLASKRKIFRVLDNRLEGQYSPDQAQKAANLALQCLAMEPRNRPIMNDVVKALEELQVPPSC